A single genomic interval of Pyrus communis chromosome 7, drPyrComm1.1, whole genome shotgun sequence harbors:
- the LOC137738795 gene encoding uncharacterized protein: MEVEEETYYLTSLRQQEEEEERESFLGLSCACKVVEYLQPVMSNELLCKFPDNSAFDFDYSQSSIWSPLVPRAYAPVDLDLDLDLDFATPRKLNFEMGLEVKNQNSLVEAGSGIKKKKIPTTTTCFNLNRSALKNKLIKRKKSKMVLASDFSPTPVNVNCNPIASKVWNKVLKAASKHFKKKKKDPMDHVRFSNYLRSDGNI; this comes from the exons ATGGAAGTAGAAGAAGAAACATATTATCTTACTTCACTCAgacagcaagaagaagaagaagagagagagagttttttgGGTTTGAGCTGCGCTTGCAAAGTGGTGGAGTATTTGCAGCCAGTGATGTCAAACGAGCTGCTCTGCAAGTTCCCGGACAACTCCGCATTTGATTTCGACTACTCGCAGAGCTCGATATGGTCCCCGCTGGTCCCCCGGGCTTACGCTCCCGTGGATTTGGACctggatttggatttggatttcgCGACGCCGCGTAAGCTCAATTTTGAGATGGGGTTGGAAGTGAAGAATCAGAACAGCCTTGTCGAAGCCGGTTCCGGcattaagaagaagaagatcccCACAACCACAACTTGTTTCAATCTGAATCGGAGTGCTCTGAAGAACAAGCTgataaagaggaagaaaagcaaGATGGTTTTGGCCTCTGATTTCTCTCCGACTCCTGTTAACGTTAACTGTAACCCCATAGCCTCGAAG GTGTGGAATAAGGTGCTGAAAGCTGCCTCTAAGcatttcaagaaaaagaagaaagatccAATGGATCATGTGAGGTTCTCCAATTATTTGAGATCGGATGGAAATATATGA
- the LOC137738768 gene encoding proline-rich receptor-like protein kinase PERK12: protein MYCMRLSIIPIFYISISITTFSILCDARSFAQFFKLHKSNSIHELEKNKLKAIYHLDLQFPLPSPNIEFTPSDASSPSPSSSPPLDSRAPGNLPLPDPYSVLPPIPSTPPLANPPSSGPTSSPIPNPPQNGPSPYPPTTIPIPPKNSPIPPKSIPTQPISLPPIASPPPSGPPSPPHKKPPQSAAWCVANPAVPDPIVQEALDYACGSGADCKSIQPSGSCYKPDTLLSHASYAFNSYWQKTKEAGGTCDFGGTAMLVKVDPSFDGCKFFYKG from the exons ATGTATTGCATGAGATTGAGCATCATACCAATTTTCTACATCTCCATTTCAATCACAACTTTCTCCATTCTATGTG ATGCAAGAAGTTTTGCCCAATTCTTTAAACTACACAAAAGCAATTCAATCCATGAATTAGAGAAGAACAAGCTGAAAGCAATATATCACTTGGACTTACAATTTCCATTGCCTTCCCCAAATATTGAATTTACACCGTCCGATGCGagctctccctctccctcaTCATCACCACCGTTGGATTCACGAGCACCAGGAAACCTCCCTCTTCCAGATCCATACTCTGTACTCCCACCCATTCCTTCAACCCCACCTCTTGCAAATCCTCCTTCATCTGGGCCCACTTCCTCACCCATCCCAAACCCACCACAAAATGGGCCTAGCCCATACCCACCAACCACAATCCCAATCCCGCCCAAAAATTCTCCTATCCCACCCAAATCCATCCCAACCCAACCAATCTCTCTGCCCCCTATAGCTTCCCCTCCGCCGTCCGGGCCACCATCTCCTCCGCACAAAAAGCCACCACAGTCTGCAGCGTGGTGCGTGGCCAACCCGGCGGTGCCGGACCCGATAGTCCAAGAAGCCCTAGACTATGCATGTGGGTCGGGGGCGGACTGCAAGTCTATCCAGCCCAGTGGGTCCTGCTACAAGCCCGACACATTGTTGTCGCATGCTTCGTACGCCTTCAACAGTTACTGGCAGAAGACCAAGGAGGCTGGAGGCACTTGTGATTTTGGAGGGACTGCCATGCTTGTCAAAGTGGATCCAA GTTTTGATGGATGCAAATTCTTCTACAAGGGATAA
- the LOC137740483 gene encoding uncharacterized protein, producing MAARPLLDMLNANWIVPVQHISWTPPPNNAWKISFAGHHEPESRTGSFACIVRDHNAVFKSAIAGPSGKVRDGLATHLIAFSRAIEFAMTEGIDYLQIEGNHPFLFQMITGETKIPDSETRGLVFRCIHDLQKFRSVTFRSVTRDDNSAANLLARIAAECKRVEFWADIPPKEVAESLVLDVIGRWVLP from the coding sequence ATGGCTGCAAGACCTCTCCTAGATATGCTAAATGCTAATTGGATAGTGCCTGTCCAGCACATTTCATGGACTCCGCCCCCCAATAATGCATGGAAGATCAGCTTTGCTGGTCACCATGAGCCGGAATCAAGGACTGGTTCTTTTGCTTGCATTGTGAGAGATCACAATGCTGTATTCAAATCTGCCATTGCTGGACCTTCAGGCAAGGTCAGGGACGGTTTGGCAACGCATTTGATTGCTTTCTCCCGGGCAATTGAGTTTGCCATGACAGAAGGCATTGATTACCTACAGATCGAAGGTAATCATCCATTTCTGTTTCAGATGATAACAGGTGAGACCAAGATACCTGACTCCGAGACCAGAGGACTTGTTTTTCGTTGCATTCATGACTTGCAGAAGTTTAGGAGTGTGACTTTCCGCTCGGTCACTAGGGATGACAATTCTGCTGCTAACTTGCTTGCCAGGATTGCTGCGGAGTGCAAGCGAGTCGAGTTTTGGGCTGACATCCCTCCTAAGGAAGTAGCTGAAAGCCTAGTACTGGATGTCATCGGCCGTTGGGTGCTTCCTTAA